Proteins co-encoded in one Crateriforma spongiae genomic window:
- the ftsY gene encoding signal recognition particle-docking protein FtsY — protein MRGGLQKTRRVLNTDIRDLFKSEGSLVDDALLEQLFARLVRTDMGGGPAAKIRDEIAKQYRGRVVQLDEILQTIADQTRQMLEQEHTDIQTADQPPTVILVVGVNGSGKTTSIGKLANHFHQSGKKVVLGAGDTFRAAAVEQLVIWSQRIGCDIVTGKPQADPASVAYQTVQQAVETNADIAIIDTAGRLQTQSNLMQELQKIRTVIGKKLETAPHEVLLVLDATAGQNAISQAKGFSEAAGCTGIVLAKLDGSAKGGVVLPIREQFGLPVKFVGLGEGIDDLVKFDPAAFAEGLFS, from the coding sequence TGTTCAAAAGCGAAGGCAGCCTGGTCGACGACGCCTTGCTGGAACAGCTTTTCGCCCGACTGGTCCGCACCGACATGGGCGGAGGCCCGGCGGCCAAGATCCGCGATGAAATCGCCAAACAGTACCGCGGACGTGTCGTTCAACTGGACGAAATCCTGCAGACCATTGCCGACCAGACTCGGCAGATGCTGGAACAAGAACACACCGACATTCAAACCGCCGACCAACCGCCCACCGTGATCCTGGTCGTCGGCGTCAACGGAAGCGGAAAAACCACTTCCATCGGTAAACTTGCCAATCACTTTCACCAATCGGGCAAGAAGGTCGTCTTGGGAGCCGGCGATACATTCCGCGCCGCAGCGGTCGAGCAATTGGTGATCTGGTCCCAGCGAATCGGATGCGACATCGTTACCGGCAAACCCCAAGCCGATCCGGCCAGTGTCGCCTATCAAACCGTCCAGCAGGCCGTCGAAACCAACGCCGACATCGCCATCATCGATACGGCCGGTCGCCTGCAGACCCAAAGCAATCTGATGCAGGAACTGCAGAAGATTCGTACCGTGATCGGAAAGAAACTGGAAACCGCACCGCACGAGGTCTTGTTGGTGCTTGATGCGACCGCCGGTCAAAACGCGATCAGCCAAGCCAAAGGCTTCAGCGAAGCGGCCGGATGCACTGGCATCGTCCTGGCAAAGTTGGATGGTTCCGCCAAAGGCGGCGTGGTCCTGCCGATCCGCGAACAGTTCGGATTGCCGGTAAAGTTCGTCGGACTTGGGGAAGGCATCGACGATTTGGTGAAGTTCGACCCGGCGGCGTTCGCCGAAGGCTTGTTCAGCTGA
- the miaE gene encoding tRNA-(ms[2]io[6]A)-hydroxylase, which produces MLHLQSESAKRWLAQVDQSLDEILIDHAHCERKAASTAMNLMNAYTDNRPLCVEMTRIVEEELEHFHMVLDVLDARGIPFRRLASGPYGRKLNQLVRPSEPLRAVDRLLVASLIEARSCERFRLLADHVRQRDSELADFYAGLFESEARHHTTYVQIAEHFQPRDDVRQRLDELSAQEAEIIAGGCDLPRMHS; this is translated from the coding sequence ATGCTTCACCTGCAATCCGAATCGGCAAAGCGTTGGTTGGCCCAAGTCGACCAATCGCTAGACGAGATTTTGATCGATCATGCCCACTGTGAACGCAAAGCCGCCTCGACGGCGATGAACTTGATGAACGCGTACACGGACAATCGGCCGCTGTGCGTGGAGATGACTCGCATCGTCGAAGAAGAACTCGAACACTTTCATATGGTGTTGGACGTCCTGGATGCTCGAGGCATCCCGTTTCGCCGACTGGCGTCGGGCCCTTACGGCCGCAAGCTGAACCAATTGGTCCGTCCCAGTGAACCGCTGCGTGCGGTCGATCGTTTGCTGGTCGCTTCGCTAATCGAGGCGCGTAGTTGCGAACGGTTCCGCTTGCTGGCTGACCATGTTCGGCAGCGTGACAGCGAATTGGCCGACTTTTACGCCGGCCTGTTTGAAAGCGAAGCCCGGCATCACACCACCTACGTGCAAATCGCCGAGCATTTCCAACCTCGCGACGATGTCCGCCAGCGGTTGGACGAATTATCGGCCCAAGAAGCCGAGATCATCGCCGGCGGCTGCGACCTGCCACGAATGCACAGCTGA
- a CDS encoding 50S ribosomal protein L11 methyltransferase, whose protein sequence is MPRLACSFFRFAVATNWIAPVFIAFVLIATGCRPNRKDLDTDHVVRQVWEIDDVAFGDIVQFENVFWEPDDTISLRRMIIDDNLVNGRDVLEIGTGTGLLAIVCLQNGADSVLATDVNPAAIANARYNAAMLETEKNLQLRLVPKSSQGAFDVLRDDEAFDVILSNPPWEDGTIHEDLDHAFYDPGFALMDSLLQGLPKRLRPGGRCLVVYGNVSAIKRLREQSTDRGIDFKILDERSLDDLEENFLPGMLIELTPQPLDAKTNR, encoded by the coding sequence ATGCCACGCCTCGCTTGTTCGTTTTTTCGGTTTGCCGTCGCGACCAATTGGATCGCACCCGTCTTCATCGCGTTCGTTCTGATTGCGACGGGATGTCGGCCGAATCGAAAGGATTTGGATACCGATCACGTCGTCCGCCAAGTTTGGGAAATCGACGACGTCGCGTTCGGCGATATCGTCCAATTTGAAAACGTGTTTTGGGAACCCGATGACACGATTTCGCTGCGGCGAATGATCATCGACGACAACTTGGTCAACGGTCGCGACGTGCTGGAAATCGGCACCGGCACCGGGTTGTTGGCGATCGTCTGTTTGCAAAATGGCGCTGATTCTGTGCTGGCGACCGACGTCAATCCGGCGGCCATCGCCAATGCGAGATACAACGCGGCCATGCTGGAGACGGAAAAAAATTTGCAACTGCGATTGGTGCCCAAATCGTCGCAAGGGGCTTTTGACGTCCTTCGTGATGACGAAGCATTCGATGTGATTTTGTCGAACCCGCCTTGGGAAGACGGAACCATTCATGAAGATCTGGATCATGCGTTTTATGATCCGGGGTTCGCACTGATGGATTCTCTGTTGCAAGGTTTGCCCAAGCGATTGCGCCCTGGCGGACGTTGCCTTGTCGTCTATGGAAACGTGTCAGCCATAAAACGGTTGCGCGAACAGTCGACGGATCGCGGGATCGACTTCAAGATTTTGGATGAACGAAGTCTGGACGATCTGGAGGAGAACTTCCTGCCGGGCATGTTGATCGAACTGACGCCCCAACCTCTCGACGCTAAAACGAATCGCTAA
- a CDS encoding DUF11 domain-containing protein, with protein sequence MNDSANERFSVPGRLTSHAITMRRWMRWIACGAVACATTGCALPQNMRVFSPATETEAQSSGQPGTPVANAPETNTPATNTMATATTGMAASAPTNQRQTAADVRQVGYTASLTDLPMDECQSTLGQPCGQCNACATGQACTECGNNACTVCQPHGYTAPPAMYNAYGIDPQEFLCDGGDANAKAFLRQDDTIAALDPEDTVVHFTNRHGQIEFAESNRVCLYAPRFASVRRVTGASAGGRVTGAVGVAQPVGPERMNLDQPGLVVTDTTEIGMADTARRIDAMRDRNRGVPVDAVLQPILTADVFAVLANIRVLDLTELRDADLALLEQAATAAIAWSIEESVEVAVQDLKPPVLNRSQTPRGFTEYDFGDGRLVIGKFADKHHAQPGDIVEFALRVDNVGDGPVSHVTVTDNLTTRLAYIDGSQSASCEADFEVVQNDVESAQLIWTIRDELAVGESAILRFKCRVR encoded by the coding sequence ATGAACGATTCTGCCAACGAACGGTTTAGCGTCCCCGGCCGATTGACGTCCCACGCCATCACGATGCGGCGATGGATGCGTTGGATTGCCTGTGGCGCTGTTGCTTGTGCGACCACCGGCTGTGCCCTGCCCCAAAACATGCGGGTGTTTTCGCCGGCAACTGAAACGGAAGCTCAATCATCGGGTCAGCCCGGTACACCCGTTGCAAATGCGCCGGAAACGAACACGCCGGCAACGAACACGATGGCGACGGCTACCACCGGAATGGCTGCTTCGGCGCCCACGAATCAACGTCAAACGGCGGCCGACGTGCGACAGGTCGGATACACGGCTTCGCTGACCGATTTGCCAATGGATGAATGCCAGTCGACACTGGGGCAGCCCTGCGGACAATGCAACGCTTGTGCGACAGGCCAAGCCTGCACCGAGTGTGGAAACAACGCATGCACCGTTTGCCAGCCGCACGGATATACCGCGCCGCCGGCGATGTACAACGCCTATGGAATCGATCCTCAAGAATTCTTATGCGATGGCGGTGACGCCAACGCCAAAGCGTTCCTTCGTCAAGACGACACGATTGCGGCCTTGGACCCCGAAGACACGGTCGTGCACTTCACGAACCGTCACGGACAAATTGAATTCGCCGAAAGCAATCGTGTTTGTTTGTACGCACCACGTTTCGCCTCGGTGCGGCGGGTGACCGGTGCATCGGCAGGTGGACGGGTTACCGGCGCGGTAGGCGTCGCCCAACCCGTGGGGCCGGAACGGATGAACTTGGATCAACCCGGTTTGGTCGTTACCGATACCACGGAAATCGGCATGGCCGACACGGCTCGGCGGATCGACGCAATGCGTGACCGCAACCGTGGTGTTCCTGTCGATGCGGTGTTGCAACCGATCTTGACCGCCGACGTGTTTGCCGTCTTGGCCAACATTCGTGTGTTGGATCTGACCGAACTGCGTGACGCAGATTTGGCTTTGCTGGAACAAGCCGCGACAGCCGCGATCGCTTGGTCCATCGAAGAATCGGTGGAAGTCGCTGTCCAGGACTTGAAGCCCCCGGTGCTGAACCGTTCGCAAACGCCGCGTGGCTTCACCGAGTACGACTTTGGCGATGGCCGTTTGGTGATCGGCAAGTTTGCCGACAAGCATCACGCCCAACCCGGCGACATCGTTGAATTCGCACTTCGTGTCGACAACGTCGGTGACGGTCCGGTCAGCCATGTGACGGTGACCGACAATTTGACGACTCGCTTGGCCTACATCGACGGCAGCCAATCGGCCAGTTGTGAAGCGGACTTCGAAGTCGTGCAAAACGATGTCGAATCGGCACAACTGATTTGGACCATTCGCGACGAACTTGCCGTCGGCGAATCCGCAATCCTGCGATTCAAGTGTCGCGTTCGCTAG
- a CDS encoding serine/threonine-protein kinase produces MNVPSENDDESRQQVIDELLDVWEEAQENGTDLSVEELCRSHPDLIAEVRDKIARLAEIDGRIGQGMPMSDWSDATLPVRTTIEELEFLQRGGLGAVYVGEDMTAHRRVAVKFLHKHLVADEVCRERFLLEAEVTARLEHPGVIPLYGVGRTTDGDPFYAMRFIDGQSMDDLIASLHSRDDESKTNPLETDRRYRLLLNHFVSVCKTVAYAHNRGIVHRDIKPANVMLGKYGETIVVDWGLAIPVVRDEPFRQSGENTLMPVQSGDSSTSGLGAGTPAYMSPEQASKLAPTPASDIYSLGATLYKILCGTTPVDGESVVEIKEKVIDGRIRPVKDVRGAVPAALAAIAHKAMSLQPADRYPTALKMAEDVEAFLADDPVSAHRETWFGRLFRLARRHRVATQIALIALVLFGVFSAFAFLTLGAYATRETFARKAAEAAERLADEARNNAEQSRNNAEQSRRASLGASAQFLAQSIGNQIDLRWRILESEASSGVLRDLVVELNRKIKTASPDPERGAGAVVLQELAPEQPELQNWLQDRFIEHQNAVKTESWYVQSVQGIQIARVKREPSIGRSYRHRDYFHGLGYDLTPEEARDVGPLAGRIVHMCAAYKSTNSHTLKVAFAVPIYDGPAEQTDRRRIGVIGMAVELGDFAMRDNTWLVDTRVDQYQKRRGLLLQHPELGLQNEDDPPRYMEDAWVQQALRGRRIRMRDLNRGNSHDQEVMVTEVADPIDGRPRVVATEPVIIHGRPDDVADTGWIVVVSDQG; encoded by the coding sequence ATGAACGTGCCCTCCGAAAACGACGACGAATCACGACAGCAGGTGATCGATGAGCTGTTGGACGTGTGGGAGGAAGCTCAGGAGAACGGCACCGATTTGAGTGTCGAGGAACTGTGTCGATCACATCCGGATTTGATCGCCGAGGTTCGTGACAAGATCGCGCGGTTGGCGGAGATCGATGGACGCATCGGTCAAGGCATGCCGATGTCGGATTGGTCTGATGCGACGTTGCCGGTGCGGACGACGATCGAGGAACTGGAGTTCTTACAACGCGGCGGCTTGGGCGCGGTTTATGTCGGCGAAGACATGACGGCACACCGGCGTGTGGCTGTGAAGTTTTTGCACAAGCACTTGGTTGCCGATGAGGTTTGTCGTGAACGGTTTCTGTTAGAAGCCGAGGTGACCGCGCGGCTGGAACACCCCGGTGTGATTCCGTTGTACGGCGTGGGGCGGACGACCGATGGTGACCCTTTCTATGCGATGCGTTTTATCGACGGCCAATCGATGGACGACTTGATCGCTTCGTTGCACAGCCGTGACGATGAATCGAAAACCAACCCGCTGGAAACCGACCGGCGCTATCGATTGTTGTTGAATCATTTTGTTTCGGTCTGCAAGACGGTTGCCTATGCCCACAACCGTGGCATCGTCCACCGCGATATCAAACCCGCCAATGTGATGTTGGGCAAATACGGGGAAACGATCGTCGTCGACTGGGGCTTGGCGATTCCCGTCGTCCGCGATGAACCGTTTCGTCAAAGTGGGGAAAACACACTGATGCCCGTGCAATCGGGTGACAGCAGCACGTCCGGGCTCGGTGCGGGAACGCCGGCGTATATGAGCCCCGAACAGGCGTCGAAGCTGGCCCCGACCCCGGCCAGCGACATCTATAGCCTGGGAGCCACGCTATACAAAATTCTGTGTGGGACGACGCCGGTGGATGGCGAATCGGTGGTCGAGATCAAAGAAAAAGTGATCGACGGACGGATTCGACCGGTCAAAGACGTTCGCGGTGCCGTGCCGGCGGCCCTGGCCGCGATCGCCCACAAAGCGATGTCTCTGCAGCCCGCCGATCGTTATCCCACCGCGCTGAAGATGGCCGAGGACGTGGAGGCGTTTTTAGCCGACGACCCCGTATCGGCTCATCGCGAAACTTGGTTCGGACGATTGTTTCGTTTGGCCCGGCGGCATCGGGTGGCGACCCAGATTGCATTGATCGCATTGGTGCTGTTTGGGGTGTTTTCGGCCTTCGCGTTCTTGACCTTGGGGGCTTATGCGACACGGGAGACTTTCGCGCGTAAAGCTGCCGAAGCCGCGGAACGTTTGGCGGATGAAGCAAGGAACAATGCCGAACAATCACGGAACAATGCCGAACAATCACGGCGGGCATCTCTCGGGGCGAGTGCACAGTTCTTGGCGCAATCGATCGGCAATCAAATCGATTTGCGTTGGCGGATTTTGGAATCCGAGGCGTCATCGGGCGTCTTGCGAGACTTGGTCGTCGAACTGAATCGCAAAATCAAAACCGCTTCGCCTGATCCCGAACGTGGGGCTGGTGCCGTGGTGCTACAGGAACTTGCACCGGAGCAGCCGGAGCTTCAGAACTGGTTGCAGGATCGATTCATCGAACATCAGAACGCGGTGAAGACAGAGTCCTGGTACGTGCAAAGTGTTCAGGGGATTCAGATCGCTCGGGTCAAACGAGAGCCCAGTATTGGTCGCAGCTATCGACATCGTGATTACTTTCACGGGCTGGGGTACGACCTGACACCGGAGGAGGCTCGGGACGTCGGTCCGCTGGCCGGACGCATCGTTCACATGTGTGCCGCCTACAAAAGCACCAATTCGCACACCTTGAAGGTGGCCTTTGCCGTCCCCATCTATGACGGGCCTGCCGAGCAGACCGATCGTCGGCGAATCGGCGTCATCGGGATGGCGGTTGAACTGGGCGATTTTGCCATGCGAGACAACACGTGGTTGGTCGACACACGGGTGGATCAGTACCAGAAACGTCGCGGGTTGCTGTTACAGCATCCCGAATTGGGACTGCAAAACGAAGACGATCCGCCACGATATATGGAAGACGCATGGGTCCAGCAAGCTTTGCGTGGACGCCGGATCAGAATGCGGGACCTGAATCGCGGGAATTCGCATGATCAGGAAGTGATGGTGACCGAGGTGGCTGATCCCATCGACGGTCGGCCTCGGGTGGTCGCGACCGAACCGGTGATCATTCACGGCCGACCCGATGACGTGGCCGACACCGGCTGGATTGTGGTGGTCAGCGACCAGGGGTGA
- a CDS encoding RNA polymerase sigma factor: MPDDSARGEQTIAVERCLELLRDGDTAVRGELLNLTQERLMRLTTKMKRDFRGVGRWEQTEDVFQNASMRLYQAMSSTKIEDARHFFRLAALQIRRELIDLCRHYRGPQGQGAHHVTQAGNQDDGDGRAMAFDPGDAAANPAELQAWSDFHECVDRLPGKEREVFELLWYHELKQDEAAELLGTSTRTIKRLWRSARLMLHEKLSDSTRQSIAL; the protein is encoded by the coding sequence ATGCCCGATGATTCTGCCCGTGGTGAACAAACGATCGCCGTCGAACGCTGTCTTGAATTGCTCCGCGATGGTGACACCGCCGTTCGAGGCGAACTGTTGAATTTGACGCAGGAACGTCTGATGCGTCTGACCACCAAAATGAAACGCGATTTTCGTGGCGTCGGACGGTGGGAACAGACCGAGGATGTCTTTCAAAATGCGTCGATGCGTCTTTACCAAGCCATGTCGTCGACGAAGATCGAAGACGCACGCCATTTCTTTCGATTGGCCGCATTGCAGATCCGCCGCGAATTGATCGACCTGTGCCGTCATTACCGGGGCCCCCAAGGTCAGGGCGCCCATCATGTGACCCAGGCCGGCAACCAGGACGACGGTGACGGTCGCGCGATGGCGTTCGATCCCGGTGACGCCGCCGCCAATCCCGCGGAATTGCAAGCCTGGAGCGATTTTCACGAATGCGTCGATCGACTGCCGGGCAAGGAACGCGAGGTGTTCGAATTGTTGTGGTACCACGAGCTGAAACAGGACGAGGCGGCCGAGCTGCTGGGAACATCGACGCGAACCATCAAGCGGCTGTGGCGTTCGGCAAGGCTGATGTTGCATGAAAAGCTGAGCGATTCGACACGCCAAAGCATCGCGTTGTGA
- a CDS encoding PDZ domain-containing protein has protein sequence MKTLTTCTAVLAALITFTTASADQRVLVQPNPGTGPAASYFLGVYTETVAVTLPGGPVGPVAAAQVGVRVVPSPGPGPVHYVQRVTGVVPGSPAAHIGLEPGDQLVTGNGRPLTCRNALIQAVNQSGGQLNLVVINVRTGQPMNLTAYPRYQGGPVALNR, from the coding sequence ATGAAAACGCTGACCACCTGCACCGCCGTCCTTGCCGCCCTGATCACCTTCACCACCGCCAGTGCCGACCAACGCGTCTTGGTTCAGCCCAATCCGGGCACCGGACCGGCCGCCAGCTATTTCCTGGGCGTGTACACCGAAACCGTCGCGGTCACGCTTCCCGGCGGTCCCGTCGGCCCGGTTGCCGCCGCTCAAGTCGGCGTCCGAGTCGTCCCGTCACCCGGCCCTGGTCCTGTTCACTACGTCCAGCGTGTGACGGGAGTCGTCCCGGGGTCGCCGGCCGCCCACATCGGCTTGGAACCCGGCGATCAGCTGGTCACCGGAAACGGTCGACCGCTGACGTGCCGAAACGCTCTGATCCAAGCCGTGAATCAAAGCGGGGGCCAGTTGAACTTGGTCGTGATCAATGTTCGCACGGGACAGCCGATGAACTTGACCGCTTACCCGCGTTACCAAGGCGGCCCGGTGGCGCTGAACCGTTGA